The following coding sequences lie in one Maribacter forsetii DSM 18668 genomic window:
- the nadD gene encoding nicotinate (nicotinamide) nucleotide adenylyltransferase, with translation MKKVGLYFGTFNPIHIGHLVIANHMVEFSDLDEVWFVVTPQSPFKVKKTLLDNHQRFEMVYEATKEYDKLKPSNIEFNLPQPNYTINTLVHLEEKYPEGYDFSLIMGEDNLKGLHKWKNYEAILDLHHLYVYPRISEGVIEHQFKEHDKIHRVNAPIMEISSTFIRKEHKNGKNIKPLLPPEVWKYIDEMNFYR, from the coding sequence ATGAAAAAGGTAGGATTATACTTTGGCACCTTTAACCCTATTCATATTGGTCATTTGGTTATAGCGAACCATATGGTTGAGTTTTCAGACTTAGATGAGGTTTGGTTCGTAGTAACACCTCAAAGTCCGTTTAAGGTCAAGAAAACGCTTTTGGATAACCATCAAAGGTTTGAAATGGTCTATGAAGCAACGAAGGAGTATGATAAGCTAAAACCTAGTAATATAGAATTTAACCTGCCGCAGCCAAACTACACGATAAATACACTGGTTCATTTGGAGGAAAAATATCCTGAAGGATATGATTTTTCGTTGATTATGGGTGAAGACAATCTAAAAGGGCTTCATAAATGGAAGAACTATGAGGCTATCTTAGATCTTCATCATTTGTATGTCTACCCAAGAATATCTGAAGGGGTAATTGAGCATCAATTTAAAGAGCACGATAAGATTCATAGGGTAAACGCTCCAATCATGGAAATCTCCTCTACATTTATACGTAAAGAGCATAAAAATGGTAAAAACATAAAACCGTTATTACCGCCAGAAGTTTGGAAATATATAGATGAAATGAATTTTTATCGCTAA
- a CDS encoding 3-keto-disaccharide hydrolase, whose protein sequence is MKNKYSLLLLVASLGVISCQEKVTVATDGGLEAVKDSVIVYEEYMGEEPTTPEETEFYEPKVAVVKPATASDAPSDAIVLFNGANLDNWISTNDSTTAKWHLNKDGSMTVNDKTGNIQTKQNFGDVQLHIEWKSPLPVQRDNQNRANSGVFLNGIYEVQILDQNDNPTYVNGQVGSIYKQHVPLAMASVPTGEWNTYDIIYHAPEFNVDGGKIKSGDITVIHNGILVQDHVELKGTTPYVGWPKNPAHGKGPLMLQDHGDDSRVSFRNIWVREL, encoded by the coding sequence ATGAAAAATAAATATTCATTACTATTATTAGTTGCTTCTTTGGGAGTAATATCTTGTCAAGAAAAAGTAACGGTAGCTACTGATGGAGGACTAGAAGCTGTTAAGGATAGTGTAATCGTTTATGAAGAATACATGGGTGAAGAACCAACAACACCCGAAGAAACAGAATTTTACGAGCCTAAGGTTGCCGTGGTTAAACCAGCAACTGCTAGTGACGCACCAAGTGATGCCATTGTTCTTTTTAATGGTGCCAACTTAGATAATTGGATCAGTACCAATGATAGTACTACAGCTAAATGGCATTTGAATAAAGATGGTAGTATGACGGTTAATGACAAAACCGGAAACATACAGACCAAACAGAATTTTGGCGATGTACAATTGCATATAGAGTGGAAATCTCCTTTGCCGGTGCAGAGAGATAATCAGAATAGAGCAAATAGCGGTGTATTTTTAAACGGCATATATGAAGTGCAGATACTAGATCAAAATGATAATCCCACTTATGTAAACGGGCAAGTGGGTTCTATTTATAAGCAACATGTACCATTGGCAATGGCTTCTGTACCAACAGGCGAATGGAATACGTATGATATTATTTATCATGCTCCAGAATTTAATGTTGATGGTGGCAAGATAAAATCTGGAGATATCACCGTAATCCATAACGGAATCTTGGTTCAAGATCATGTGGAGCTTAAAGGAACTACGCCTTATGTTGGTTGGCCCAAGAACCCGGCACATGGTAAAGGTCCTCTAATGTTACAGGATCATGGTGACGATAGTCGTGTTAGTTTTAGAAATATTTGGGTTAGAGAACTTTAA
- a CDS encoding DUF6503 family protein, translating into MKYLVLIAFLFTGIFNHAQEISGNELLEKAIAFHDPEDNWSTFKGKMLIEMENPKSSMRSTLVELKLPTNYFKTTVTKDNYVIESELNNDECTLKLNGSTSIFPKIKDSLNISCDRAKMMKNYYTYLYGLPMKLKDPGTIIDNKVIKKTFKGKEYLVLKATYEKEVGKDTWYFYFDPKTYAMEVYQFFHDESKNDGEYILLSELITVNGIKIPKVRKWYYNKGDVFLATDDLRKASSLD; encoded by the coding sequence ATGAAATATTTAGTTTTGATTGCTTTTCTATTTACTGGGATTTTTAATCATGCCCAAGAAATAAGCGGTAACGAATTATTAGAAAAAGCAATAGCATTTCATGACCCAGAAGACAATTGGTCTACCTTCAAAGGTAAAATGCTTATTGAGATGGAAAACCCAAAAAGTAGTATGCGCAGTACTCTAGTTGAGTTAAAATTACCTACGAATTATTTTAAAACAACCGTAACAAAAGACAATTACGTTATTGAATCTGAACTGAATAATGACGAGTGTACGCTAAAATTAAATGGTAGCACCTCTATATTCCCTAAAATAAAAGATAGTTTGAATATTAGCTGTGATCGCGCTAAAATGATGAAAAACTATTACACCTATCTATACGGATTGCCAATGAAATTAAAGGACCCAGGCACCATTATAGATAACAAGGTTATTAAGAAAACCTTTAAAGGCAAAGAATACCTAGTTTTAAAAGCTACATATGAAAAAGAAGTAGGTAAAGATACTTGGTACTTCTACTTTGACCCAAAGACTTACGCTATGGAAGTATATCAATTCTTTCATGATGAAAGTAAAAACGATGGGGAGTACATTCTACTTTCAGAGCTAATTACCGTAAACGGAATCAAGATTCCTAAAGTACGCAAATGGTATTATAACAAAGGTGATGTGTTTCTTGCAACGGATGATCTTCGTAAAGCTAGTAGTTTAGATTAG
- a CDS encoding YicC/YloC family endoribonuclease — protein MIQSMTGFGKHVVQLPNKKITVEIKSLNSKSIDLNARMPSSYREKELELRKLVANSLLRGKVDFNLYVELTGNETSTQVNEIAVKQYMGQLKSIADGDDLRLLEMALRFPDAMKTDKEDIDESEYEAIKEALKGALVEINEFRSEEGSVLEKDFLDRITSLKKLLEEVISIDPDRQATIRERLEKAVQDIKADVDANRFEQELIYYLEKYDITEEKVRLANHLDYFSKTLQSDDSNGKKLGFISQEIGREINTIGSKANFAPMQQIVVQMKDELEKIKEQMLNVL, from the coding sequence ATGATTCAATCCATGACCGGCTTTGGAAAGCATGTAGTTCAACTACCTAATAAAAAAATTACGGTAGAAATAAAATCACTTAACAGCAAGAGTATTGATTTAAATGCGCGTATGCCTTCTAGTTATCGTGAAAAAGAATTGGAACTAAGAAAATTGGTGGCTAATTCTTTGTTGCGCGGTAAGGTAGATTTTAATCTTTACGTTGAACTAACTGGTAACGAAACTTCTACCCAGGTCAATGAAATTGCAGTGAAACAATACATGGGGCAGTTGAAAAGTATTGCCGACGGTGATGATCTTAGATTGTTAGAAATGGCATTGCGTTTTCCTGATGCTATGAAGACGGATAAAGAAGATATCGACGAATCTGAATATGAGGCTATAAAAGAAGCGTTGAAAGGAGCTTTGGTAGAGATCAATGAGTTCAGGTCAGAAGAAGGTAGTGTTTTGGAAAAAGATTTTCTGGACAGAATAACTTCCTTAAAGAAATTGTTGGAAGAGGTTATAAGTATTGATCCAGATAGGCAGGCTACTATTCGTGAGCGTTTAGAAAAAGCCGTTCAAGATATAAAAGCAGATGTAGATGCAAATAGATTTGAACAAGAACTTATTTACTATTTAGAGAAGTATGATATTACGGAAGAAAAAGTTCGTTTGGCAAATCATTTAGACTACTTCAGCAAAACATTACAGTCAGACGATAGTAACGGTAAAAAATTAGGATTTATTTCTCAAGAAATTGGTCGTGAAATTAATACGATCGGTTCTAAAGCAAACTTTGCCCCTATGCAGCAAATAGTTGTGCAAATGAAAGATGAACTAGAGAAGATTAAAGAACAAATGTTAAACGTACTATAG
- the gmk gene encoding guanylate kinase, which translates to MKGGKLIIFSAPSGSGKTTIVRHLLAQPELNLAFSVSATSRPRRGKEKNKEHYYFMSVSEFKNHIKNDDFLEWEEVYRDNFYGTLKSEVERLWAEGKNVIFDIDVVGGLRIKKKFPDQTLAVFVKPPSVDELKIRLKKRSTESEDKINMRIAKASVELATAPQFDKVIKNYDLDVALKEAVDLVASFVSDDKE; encoded by the coding sequence ATGAAAGGTGGAAAACTAATCATATTTTCTGCGCCCTCAGGAAGTGGAAAAACTACGATTGTACGCCATTTATTGGCACAGCCAGAATTGAATTTGGCTTTTTCTGTATCTGCAACTTCACGCCCTAGAAGAGGTAAAGAAAAGAATAAGGAACACTATTATTTCATGTCGGTTTCCGAATTTAAAAATCACATAAAGAATGATGATTTTTTGGAATGGGAAGAAGTATACCGAGATAATTTTTACGGTACGTTAAAAAGTGAGGTAGAACGACTTTGGGCAGAAGGCAAGAACGTAATATTTGATATTGACGTTGTTGGTGGCTTAAGAATTAAAAAGAAGTTTCCTGATCAGACGTTAGCTGTTTTTGTGAAGCCGCCAAGTGTAGACGAGCTTAAAATCAGACTTAAAAAGAGAAGTACTGAAAGTGAAGACAAAATAAATATGCGTATCGCAAAGGCATCGGTAGAACTGGCAACCGCACCACAATTTGATAAGGTAATAAAGAATTATGATCTTGATGTAGCCTTGAAGGAAGCAGTAGATTTAGTGGCATCTTTCGTTTCGGATGATAAAGAATAA